TAGCACTTTCTGGCCCTTACGCACCGCAATCCGGTCGAACTTGTACACGCCTACGGTCTCTCCGTGGGGGCCTATGGCCGCCACATTCACGTCATGACTACCCGGCTCTACCGGTATGCGGGTCATGTGAAAAGAACCCGGCAAGAACAGTCCTACCCGCAGGTCGGCCTGTTCCAGCTGGGTTTGGCCCACGTCTACCGCGATGTTTTTCAGCAGGTCAAAGATGCCGTTGCCGGTGTTGGTGGCCTCCTTGGCCTTCTGGGCGGCAATAGTCCGCAGAATCACGCGGACCGCCGTGCGGGTAATGACGGTATTCCGCTCGTCATCCATGTTCTGCCGGAGTTCCTGGTCCACGTCCATGACTTTCTCGGGCTTGATGCGGGTCTTGCCGTCAAGCGATACTTCAAACTGGTTCACGCGGCTCTTGTATGTGCGGACTTCGGGCAGGGCAAACCCGATGTGGAAGGTCTCGCTTCCGGCGCCGGGCACGGGAGGCGCCACCAGCGTAAAGGACATCTGCCTGCCGGTTTCGCCGTCCTTGTAGTAGAGGTTCATGGCACCTGCGCTCACGAAAGTTCCCGACAGGTACATCTCGCCGAGGATGGGGCTGTGACCCGCATAGCCCAGCACGATGATTTCTTGCCCCTGCTCGTGTACGGCGGTGGCCTTGGGCGTAGCTGGCAGTTCCGGCTTTTTCAACGCACGGATCTCGTCTTCCCTTTCGGCACGGCGCAGGCTCTCGGTGGCAAACTCGAAGAACTCCTTCGGGAGCCCCATCTTGCCTTCGTCGTAGGCCTTGATGGCCTTTACATAGGCGATGGCCGCCTCGTCGTTGTCGCCGTCCAGCTCATAGACCAGGGCTTGCAAATAACGCAGGTAGCCGTTGTCGTTTACTTTGTCCTTATCCTTCTGGTACAGGGCGTTCATGGCAATCTGGGAACGCTTGACTTCTACCAGGGCGCCGTCAATATCCATCTTGGCCAGGTAGTTCAGAATCTGGTACTGGTAAAGGGTCAAGAGCTCGAAGGGCCTTGCACGGTAGGGACGGGTGTTGTCGTTTGTGAGAACCGCCGCCGCCTCGTTGGTCACGGACTTGGTGTAAAGATCCTCGTAAATCTTTTCGGCCTGAGAGAGGTTCTTGATACTTTCGTCAAAGTTACGGTTGTAGTGGTGGAGGATTCCCAGGTCGTAGTAGTACAGGAACTCGCTATTGCTTCCGTAAAGGTCGTCCTTCTCCTTTTTCACCTCGGCGATGGTGGCCTCGAAGCCTTTCTTTTCCAGCGTCGGGGCAAGAGTCTCGTAACGCGTCATGGACTTGTTGGCACATGACGCTAAGAGGAATGCAATTAGCAGAAGGAGGAGACGTTTCATAGGAATCCTAGACTGGAGATGTGAAATGCGAGATTAGTTGTCAGTCATGAGTAGTCAGTTGTGAGTTCTTATAATCGCGCCTTCGGCGCCTAATTTTATACTGAGAACTGAAAACTGACAACTCGTTACTAATTCCACACTACACATTGCACCGCAGGTGCTTTACATCTTCACGCTGTCTTTGGACACGTACTTCTTGATTTTCTTGTCGCCCACCCAGACCTTGCGGTGGCTCTGGATGTCGGTGAGTTCCAGGTCCACCTGGTAGTAGATGACCTGTTCGCCGCCTTCCTGGTCCACGATGGAATTGAGGGTTCCGGTGAGCATCAGGTCGGCGCCGATTTCTTGGCCTGCGTCCTTGCGGGTCTCTTCGGTGGCGTTGCCGGCCTGGCTCGCCAGTTCGTTACGCAGTTCGGCGCGTTCTTCGGCGTTGGCCACAAAGTCGGCCTTGCCCGAATTGATGAGGGCACGTTCCATGTCCTTCACGAAGGTTTCTACGTTGATGTGTTCGTGGCTCTTGTTGCGGATCTTGCCGATGACCACCGTCGGAACGATTCCGTTCTTCTGCTGGATCATGGTCTGGTACCAGGGGCGGTTCAGGCAGTCGGTAATCATCTCGTCGGCCACCAGGCGGGAGTCGGTATCGTTCCAGGCGCCGGAAAGGTCGGTGACGGAGTTTTCGTCGATACGGGTGACCTTTTTGCCACCGGAGCAGCCCATGAGGGCGGCGAGACTTGCGCAAAGGCAGAGTGTCAAAATCTTGGACATGGTTTTCTCCTGTTTTCAGGTTTAAAGTTTACAAAGGTTAATATAGCTAAATAAGTTGCCAAGACCAACAAAAAAGCCCCGGCTTGGCCGGGGAATCTTGAATCCGCGCTAGGCGCGGAACGACACTTGGACAGTCGCGGCGTTTGCGTCGCGAGAATTATCTCTTGTACTTCTTGCCCTTGGAAGCGTCCAGAGTGACTTCGGCGGTTTCTTCGCCACGGACGGTCACCAGTTCTTCGGCAGAGCGGCCGTTGCTGCATTCGGCGCGGACAACGTGGTCGCCGGCGTCGAGGCTCGTGATGGTGAGGGCGGCGCCGTCGGTCTTGTCGGCGTTGTCGCCGTCAACATAAATGAGGCACTTGCCGGGGATGGTGGTCACCTTGATGTTGCCCTTGGGAATCTTGGTGCCGAAGTCGAACTTGTTGCGCTTGTCGTTGCCGGGCCACACGTTCACGCGCTGGTTCACCAGTTCGAAGCCCTGGTCAATAACCACCAGGGTCTGGCGGCCGGACTGGACGGACTGGTTTTCAATGGGGCTCTTGCCCAGAAGTTCGCCACCCAGGTAAACGTCGCTGTTAGGCGGGTTGGTAATGATGGTCACGGTGGCAGCCTTGCCACGAGGAGGTGGATCGTCGTCGGCGACGGCGGAGGTGAAAAGGAATGCGACCATCAAGGCCAGAATGTACAGTTTCTTCATGGATTACTCCTGTTTGTTTATATAAAACTCAGTTTTCTTGATGAATATAAATTTTTTTCTGCCAGAAAAACGGAAAAATGCCAAAAAAGCCCGAAATGGTACGCTTTTCTCCTCCTACGTCATCCTCGCGAAGGCGAGGATCCATACTTTTCATACCTGCATAAACCCCACATCCCAAATCCCACACCTCACATTCCACATCAAACATCTATTTTCTATCTTCTTGGATATGAAAGCCCTCTACCAGAAAATCCGCGTCTTTGACGGAAAAAGCTACGGTCTGTACCGCTCCCTCGCCGACAAGGCCTGGGATTTCGGCGACTTTACGCTGGAGTTTCTGCACGTGCAGGGCGACCCCTTTGCGCCGGCATCGCGGATTCTGGTGACCGCCCCCCTGCAGACCCTCGGCTACGGCGGGGAGTGGAGCGGCTCCTTTGAGCGCCGCTTGGCCATTTCGGACTATTTGCTCCGCAGGCTCAGCAAGAACGTTGCAGAACGCTTTCCCGAAAAGAACGCCGCCATCGAGATGGAAGTTCCCGGGCCGGAAATGCTGGTGCGGAACGCCCTCTGGGTGGATAACGGCATGCTCCGGGCAAGCCTTGCGGTGCGGCTCCCCGGCGAGGGCCGCAAGATCCAGGCGGAACTGGCGGCAGAAATTTTGACCATGACGCTTCCTGACCTGCTTTCGGCAAGCCTTTACTGCACTCCCGAAATTCTTGCGGGCGTGGAGGAAAGTTTCCAGGTGCTGGATACCCGTCGCGCCATCCTGGAGGAACTGTCCGGGCGGGGTCTTGTGGCCTTCGTGCCCGACGGGGCGGTGCTTCCCAGGGAGTCGGGCCTTTCGGAAAAGCCCCTTTCGGGAGCGGTCCCCTTCAAGTCGCCCGAAGAACTGGCGGTGACTTTCGACATCGGCGGAAAGAGTATTCGCGGCATGGGAATCCCGAAGGGCGTGACGGTCATAACCGGTGGCGCCTACCACGGGAAGTCCACCCTCCTCGACGCCCTGGTCCGTTCCGTCTATCCACACGTTCCGGGGGATGGCCGCGAAGGAATTGCGGTGGAAGAATCCGCGTTCAGGGTGGGCGTCGAAGACGGACGCTACGTGCGGGAGACGGACATTTCCGCCATGGTGCGGGACTTGCCCGGCGGTGTCTCCACCAAGAATTTTTCTACCGAAAAGGCTTCGGGCTCTACCAGCGAGGCGGCGAACCTGTTGGAGGCCATGGAGACGGGCTGCAAGACTTTCCTCATCGACGAGGATTCGTCGGCGGTGAACTTCCTCATCCGCGACCGGCGCGTGCGGGCCCTGCTGGGCGACGACCGGGAACCCCTGATTCCCCTTACCGACCGTATCCGCACCTTTGTGGATATGGGATTCAGCTTCATTCTGGTGGCCGGTGCCTGCGGAGACTTTTTGAGCCTTGCGGATAACATCGTGGTGATGGCGGAATACAAGGCCGAATGCGGGAATTCAAAGGCGCGTGAGCTTTTCGGCGCCTGCGATATGGGTACGCAGGTCGAGCCTTCTGGAGGTGGTGCGACAGGCGCCGTTACGCTCCCTGTTCCTCGGTCCTTCGCCGAATTCGCGAAGCCCCTTTTGCCGAAGGTGCGGCCAGCTTCTGCCGTGGAGCGCCAGGTAAAAGTCAAGCTGAACGGCGACAGCCTGCTTCAGGTGGGCCTGCTTACGGCCGACGTTTCCAAGTGCGGCCTTCTGGTGGACAAGTCCCAAAGGCTTGGCGCCGGATACCTGGCGCTGAACCTGTGCCAGAATCCAGAAGATTCCGGCCTGAGAGAAACTGCAGACAAACTATGTGAAAAGATTCGCAACGTTGGGTTCCGCAATCTGCCTCAGGGCATGAGCCGCCCCATGAGCCTGCCCCGTGCCGTTGATGTAGCGGCGGTACTGCTTAGGATGCGGTAGTTTTTACGCCAGTTCCTTCGCCAGCTGCTTCAGGGCGGCCAGGGATTCGGCAGAAAGGGAACTCTTTACCGTCACCGTAGTTTCGCACAAGGTAACATTCTTGAGGGTGGACAGGATTTCGGCCATCTTCTTTGCGGCCATGGGCGCCCAGGTGCCGTTCTCCACGATTCCCACCTTGCGGTTGCTGTAGTTCTTTGCCTTCAGGTGGTTCAAGAAATCTTCCATCACGGGGAAAAGTCCCGCGTCGTAGGTGGGAGCCATCACTACCATGCGGTCGTAGCGGAATGCGTCTTCGATGACTTCTGCCATGTCGCTCCGGGCAAGGTCGGAGACTACGACCTTTGGCACTCCGGCACCTTCAAGCTCCTTCGCGAGAACCTGCGCCGCCTTGGCGGTGTGTCCGTAGATGGAGGCATAGGCGACAAGCACGCCTTGGTCTTCGGGAGCGTAACTGCTCCAGGTGTTGTACTTGCCGATGTAGTACTCCAGGTTTTCTGCAAGAACGGGTCCGTGGAGCGGGCAGATGGTCTTGACGCCCAGGGACGCTACCTTCTTGAGCACGGCCTGCACCTGGTTTCCGTATTTGCCCACGATGTTGAAGTAGTAACGTCTGGCTTCGCAGGCCCAGTCGTCGGGGTCGGCGTCGTAGATGCCGAACTTGCCGAAGGCGTCGGCGGAGAACAGCACCTTTTCGGTCTGCTCAAAGCTGAACAGCACCTCGGGCCAATGGACCATGGGAGCTCCGATGAACTGCAAGGTGTGCTTGCCCAAGGCAAGAGTGTCGCCTTCTTTGACGGTGAGTTTTTTCACGTCGGCAGGGAGTTCCATGAACTGCGGGAGCAGCGCAAACGCCTTGGCGCTTGCAACAAGAGTCGCATCGGGGTAGAGCGCCACGAATTGGGCGATTCCGCCGGCGTGGTCCGGTTCCAGGTGGTGGATAATCAGGTAGTCGGGTTTTCGCCCTGCAAGGGCCGCCTGCAAGCCCGCCATCCATTCCGTGACCTTGCGGCTATCTACCGTGTCGGTCACCGCAATCTTTTCGTCGTCGATTACAAAGGAGTTGTAGGCCATGCCCGCAGGCACCATGTACTGCCCCTCGAAAAGGTCGATGTCCGTGTCATCTACGCCGATATACTTGATGGAATCGCTAAAGTCTTTCATGTAAACCTCTTTTAAAGACAAATATAGAATGCCGCAATTGTTCTGTACAAAACGCCGCGGTTCCCCGACAAGGCCACCCGCCCCATCTACCTGTAGAAGTTCATGTTGAACCAACCTTTTTTGCCGTCTTCAGTGAGGGCTATGCCGCAAGAAAGCTTGGTGTAGGCGGAATTCCGCATGTTCAGGTAATGCCCGATGTAGGTGTAGTCTTCGTCTTTGTTGGGGTCGCGTTCTCCGCTGGTCACCAGGGCCTTTTCGTCATCCCACATCATTTTCAAAAATCCCTTGACCACGGCTGTGGCACTTGCTCTCCAGGAGGTGGAAAAGTTCGGACCTGAATTCTGTGCCCCGATACCACACATGCGCGTGTGACCGTGTGGGGTGTTTTCGGCAAGGTCTGCGGCGGCCTGCTGCACGGTACACCATTGAACATCTTCGTCGGCAAGTTCTAGGGGAGCAACTCCTTCGGTGGCCCGGTATTCGTTGGCAAGTCTCAGGCATTCGTCTCTCCAGCCGTCGTCAAAGAATGTGTATTTGTTCTCGTATTCCTGCAGTGGTGTCAGGGCGGATGCTGCAGATAACTCGGGGTCGGTCGTTCCGGCTGATTCGGGTGTTGTCCCGGAAGATTCAGATGTCGGTGTATCAGAAGATTCCGTAGAAGTCGGTTCCGTCGATTCAGCGGACTCTGGCAAAGTCGTTTCCGAAGATTCCGGCAAGGCGAAGGAGGATGACGAATAATCTTCGTTGCCGTCGTTTCCCGGATCTGACTGATTCTCTCCGGTTTCAGTCTGGACCTGTGCCTGTCTTGCATCTGCAGGGCTGCTGGCGGAACTGTCACAAGCAGCCAATGCAAACGCCACAAAGGCGATCG
The sequence above is drawn from the Fibrobacter sp. genome and encodes:
- a CDS encoding penicillin-binding protein activator LpoB, giving the protein MSKILTLCLCASLAALMGCSGGKKVTRIDENSVTDLSGAWNDTDSRLVADEMITDCLNRPWYQTMIQQKNGIVPTVVIGKIRNKSHEHINVETFVKDMERALINSGKADFVANAEERAELRNELASQAGNATEETRKDAGQEIGADLMLTGTLNSIVDQEGGEQVIYYQVDLELTDIQSHRKVWVGDKKIKKYVSKDSVKM
- a CDS encoding PEGA domain-containing protein, whose product is MKKLYILALMVAFLFTSAVADDDPPPRGKAATVTIITNPPNSDVYLGGELLGKSPIENQSVQSGRQTLVVIDQGFELVNQRVNVWPGNDKRNKFDFGTKIPKGNIKVTTIPGKCLIYVDGDNADKTDGAALTITSLDAGDHVVRAECSNGRSAEELVTVRGEETAEVTLDASKGKKYKR
- a CDS encoding FprA family A-type flavoprotein, whose translation is MKDFSDSIKYIGVDDTDIDLFEGQYMVPAGMAYNSFVIDDEKIAVTDTVDSRKVTEWMAGLQAALAGRKPDYLIIHHLEPDHAGGIAQFVALYPDATLVASAKAFALLPQFMELPADVKKLTVKEGDTLALGKHTLQFIGAPMVHWPEVLFSFEQTEKVLFSADAFGKFGIYDADPDDWACEARRYYFNIVGKYGNQVQAVLKKVASLGVKTICPLHGPVLAENLEYYIGKYNTWSSYAPEDQGVLVAYASIYGHTAKAAQVLAKELEGAGVPKVVVSDLARSDMAEVIEDAFRYDRMVVMAPTYDAGLFPVMEDFLNHLKAKNYSNRKVGIVENGTWAPMAAKKMAEILSTLKNVTLCETTVTVKSSLSAESLAALKQLAKELA
- a CDS encoding ABC-ATPase domain-containing protein, translated to MDMKALYQKIRVFDGKSYGLYRSLADKAWDFGDFTLEFLHVQGDPFAPASRILVTAPLQTLGYGGEWSGSFERRLAISDYLLRRLSKNVAERFPEKNAAIEMEVPGPEMLVRNALWVDNGMLRASLAVRLPGEGRKIQAELAAEILTMTLPDLLSASLYCTPEILAGVEESFQVLDTRRAILEELSGRGLVAFVPDGAVLPRESGLSEKPLSGAVPFKSPEELAVTFDIGGKSIRGMGIPKGVTVITGGAYHGKSTLLDALVRSVYPHVPGDGREGIAVEESAFRVGVEDGRYVRETDISAMVRDLPGGVSTKNFSTEKASGSTSEAANLLEAMETGCKTFLIDEDSSAVNFLIRDRRVRALLGDDREPLIPLTDRIRTFVDMGFSFILVAGACGDFLSLADNIVVMAEYKAECGNSKARELFGACDMGTQVEPSGGGATGAVTLPVPRSFAEFAKPLLPKVRPASAVERQVKVKLNGDSLLQVGLLTADVSKCGLLVDKSQRLGAGYLALNLCQNPEDSGLRETADKLCEKIRNVGFRNLPQGMSRPMSLPRAVDVAAVLLRMR